A window from Staphylococcus succinus encodes these proteins:
- the fabZ gene encoding 3-hydroxyacyl-ACP dehydratase FabZ encodes METIFDYNQIKEIIPHRQPFLLIDRVVEYEEGKRCVAIKQVSGNEPFFQGHFPEYAVMPGVLITEALAQTGAVAMLNDDANKGKLALFAGIDKCRFKRQVTPGDTLVLEVEITKMRGPIGKGNAKATVDGQLACSCELTFALQDK; translated from the coding sequence ATGGAAACAATTTTTGACTATAACCAAATTAAAGAAATCATACCACATAGACAGCCATTTCTATTAATAGATAGAGTTGTTGAATATGAAGAAGGTAAACGTTGTGTAGCAATTAAACAGGTATCTGGTAATGAACCGTTTTTCCAAGGCCACTTCCCTGAATATGCAGTAATGCCTGGTGTTCTTATTACTGAAGCTTTGGCACAAACTGGTGCAGTAGCTATGTTAAATGATGACGCCAATAAAGGAAAACTTGCATTGTTTGCAGGCATCGATAAATGTAGATTCAAGAGACAGGTAACACCTGGAGATACATTGGTATTAGAAGTTGAGATTACTAAGATGAGAGGGCCTATCGGTAAAGGTAATGCGAAAGCTACTGTAGATGGTCAACTTGCTTGTAGTTGTGAGCTAACGTTTGCGTTGCAAGATAAATAA
- the thiM gene encoding hydroxyethylthiazole kinase has translation MTNNIEILRANQPLVICYTNDVVKNFTANGLLSLGASPAMSEAPEEATDMLNAAHALLINIGTLTKAKEEDIMTIAKTANKVGTHVVFDPVAVGASQYRKAFCHRFLQEVDIAVIKGNASEILTLVHNDTTMKGTDGDVTLNPVEIAKLAHEYLKTTIVVTGKEDVIIQDNKIIKSANGSPMLTKVTGAGCLLGGVIASFLPSQKDQAREAIVEAVTLYNIAAEQAEAVAHHKGPGTFMIELLNALYHISFDDYLTYRRIQEV, from the coding sequence ATGACGAATAATATAGAAATACTAAGAGCTAATCAACCGTTAGTTATTTGCTATACTAATGATGTAGTTAAAAATTTTACTGCTAATGGTTTATTAAGTTTAGGAGCGAGTCCTGCAATGAGTGAAGCACCAGAAGAGGCTACCGATATGTTAAACGCAGCGCATGCATTATTAATAAATATCGGTACACTCACAAAAGCAAAAGAAGAAGACATTATGACTATTGCAAAGACTGCGAATAAAGTGGGTACTCATGTGGTATTCGACCCAGTTGCAGTAGGCGCTTCACAATATCGTAAAGCATTTTGTCATCGTTTTTTACAAGAAGTAGATATTGCGGTAATTAAAGGTAATGCATCTGAAATTTTAACCTTAGTACACAATGATACAACTATGAAAGGCACAGATGGCGATGTGACATTAAATCCTGTTGAAATTGCGAAACTTGCACATGAGTATTTAAAAACAACCATAGTCGTTACAGGAAAAGAAGATGTCATTATACAAGATAACAAAATTATAAAAAGTGCAAATGGTTCTCCGATGCTTACTAAAGTCACAGGTGCTGGCTGTCTATTAGGCGGAGTAATAGCTAGTTTTTTACCATCTCAAAAAGATCAAGCAAGAGAAGCGATAGTAGAAGCAGTAACTCTATATAATATCGCTGCTGAACAAGCAGAAGCAGTGGCTCATCATAAAGGTCCTGGCACTTTTATGATTGAATTACTTAATGCGCTTTATCATATTTCATTCGATGATTATTTAACCTATCGTCGTATACAAGAGGTGTAA
- the murA gene encoding UDP-N-acetylglucosamine 1-carboxyvinyltransferase: MDKIEINGGNRLTGEVKVSGAKNAVLPVLTASLLASEGVSKLKNVPALSDVETINNVISTLNADVSYDKEAELVTVDATKQLNEEAPYEYVSKMRASILVMGPLLARLGHAKVALPGGCAIGSRPIEQHIKGFEELGADIHMDGGFIYASTKDGLKGTTIHLDFPSVGATQNIIMAASLAEGKTVLENVAREPEIVDLANYINEMGGNVVGAGTDTITIHGVEKLHGVEHSIIPDRIEAGTLLIAGAITRGDIVVHGAIKEHMTSLVYKLEEMGVNLEYQGDSIRVSVDGPLKPVDIKTLPHPGFPTDMQSQMMALLLTADGHKVVTETVFENRFMHVAEFQRMNAQITVEGRSAKIEGKSELQGAQVKATDLRAAAALILAGLVADGTTQVTELIHLDRGYVDLHGKLKALGADIKRTQD; encoded by the coding sequence ATGGATAAGATAGAAATTAATGGTGGAAATAGATTAACAGGCGAAGTTAAGGTGTCAGGCGCAAAAAATGCTGTTTTACCCGTACTAACTGCTTCACTTTTAGCATCTGAAGGTGTGAGTAAACTTAAGAATGTACCGGCACTAAGTGATGTCGAAACAATAAACAATGTGATATCGACGTTAAACGCTGATGTTTCTTATGATAAAGAAGCAGAATTAGTAACTGTTGATGCTACAAAACAATTAAATGAAGAAGCACCATATGAATACGTGAGTAAAATGAGAGCAAGTATTTTAGTTATGGGACCACTTCTAGCCCGTCTTGGCCATGCAAAAGTAGCACTTCCAGGTGGCTGTGCTATTGGTTCAAGACCTATCGAACAACATATTAAAGGGTTTGAAGAGCTAGGGGCAGACATCCATATGGATGGCGGATTTATTTATGCTAGCACCAAAGATGGTTTGAAAGGAACAACAATTCATTTAGATTTTCCAAGTGTAGGAGCTACGCAAAATATTATAATGGCTGCTTCTTTAGCTGAAGGTAAAACAGTCTTAGAAAATGTAGCACGTGAACCTGAAATTGTTGATTTAGCGAATTATATTAATGAAATGGGTGGTAATGTAGTAGGTGCAGGTACTGATACTATTACAATTCATGGTGTTGAAAAGTTACACGGTGTTGAACATTCAATCATTCCTGACAGAATTGAAGCAGGTACATTACTTATCGCTGGTGCTATCACACGTGGAGATATCGTGGTTCATGGTGCCATTAAAGAGCATATGACAAGCCTAGTGTATAAACTAGAAGAGATGGGTGTTAATTTAGAATATCAAGGTGACTCGATTCGAGTTAGTGTAGATGGTCCACTAAAACCAGTGGATATTAAAACATTGCCACATCCTGGTTTTCCGACAGATATGCAGTCTCAAATGATGGCATTATTATTAACTGCAGATGGTCACAAAGTTGTAACTGAAACGGTATTTGAAAATAGATTCATGCATGTTGCTGAATTCCAACGTATGAATGCTCAAATAACAGTAGAAGGCAGAAGCGCTAAGATAGAAGGAAAAAGTGAACTTCAAGGTGCTCAAGTCAAAGCAACAGATTTACGTGCAGCTGCGGCATTAATATTAGCTGGTCTAGTAGCTGATGGAACGACTCAAGTAACTGAACTCATACATTTAGACAGAGGATATGTGGACTTACATGGCAAATTAAAAGCTTTAGGTGCAGATATTAAACGTACTCAAGACTAA
- the atpA gene encoding F0F1 ATP synthase subunit alpha, protein MAIKAEEISALLRSQIENYESETTVTDVGTVLQIGDGIALIHGLNDVMAGELVEFKSGVLGLAQNLEESNVGVVILGPYTDIKEGDEVKRTGRIMEVPVGDELIGRVVNPLGQPIDGQGPVNTTKSRPVEKKATGVMDRKSVDEPLQTGIKAIDALVPIGRGQRELIIGDRQTGKTTVAIDTILNQKDQGTICIYVAIGQKDSTVRANVEKLRQEGALDYTIIVSASAADPAPMLYIAPYAGVTMGEEFMFNGKHVLVVYDDLTKQASAYRELSLLLRRPPGREAYPGDVFYIHSRLLERAAKLNDELGGGSITALPIIETQAGDISSYVPTNVISITDGQIFLQSDLFFSGVRPAINAGQSVSRVGGSAQIKAMKKVAGTLRLDLASYRELESFAQFGSDLDEFTAQKLERGKRTVEVLKQDQNKPLPVENQVLIIYALTKGYLDDIPVVDITRFEDELNQWAKSNASELLEEIKTSGGLPNDDAFEKAITEFKKSFSRTEA, encoded by the coding sequence ATGGCCATTAAAGCTGAAGAAATCAGTGCATTACTTCGCTCACAAATAGAAAATTATGAGTCAGAAACTACTGTTACTGATGTAGGCACAGTTCTACAAATTGGTGATGGTATAGCTTTAATCCACGGATTAAATGATGTTATGGCTGGAGAGCTCGTAGAATTTAAAAGCGGCGTTCTAGGTTTAGCACAAAATTTAGAAGAATCGAATGTTGGTGTTGTTATTTTAGGACCTTACACTGATATTAAAGAAGGGGACGAAGTAAAACGTACTGGACGTATTATGGAAGTTCCTGTCGGTGACGAGTTAATTGGAAGAGTTGTGAATCCATTAGGTCAACCAATTGATGGTCAAGGACCAGTTAATACTACTAAGTCACGCCCAGTTGAGAAAAAAGCAACTGGTGTAATGGACCGTAAATCAGTAGACGAACCATTACAAACAGGTATTAAAGCGATTGATGCACTTGTACCTATTGGACGTGGACAACGTGAATTGATCATCGGTGATCGTCAAACAGGTAAAACGACTGTCGCTATCGATACAATCTTAAATCAAAAAGATCAAGGTACAATTTGTATCTATGTTGCAATCGGACAAAAAGATTCAACTGTACGTGCAAACGTCGAAAAATTACGCCAAGAAGGCGCACTTGATTATACAATTATAGTTTCAGCATCAGCTGCAGACCCAGCACCTATGTTATATATTGCACCTTATGCTGGTGTTACTATGGGTGAAGAATTTATGTTTAATGGTAAGCATGTGTTAGTTGTTTATGATGACTTAACAAAACAAGCATCAGCTTATCGTGAACTATCACTATTATTACGTAGACCTCCAGGCCGTGAAGCTTATCCTGGTGATGTATTCTACATACATAGTAGATTATTAGAAAGAGCTGCAAAACTCAATGACGAGCTTGGTGGCGGTTCAATTACTGCATTACCAATTATTGAAACACAGGCAGGAGATATTTCGTCATATGTCCCTACAAACGTAATTTCTATTACTGATGGACAAATCTTCTTACAATCAGACTTGTTCTTCTCTGGTGTTAGACCAGCAATCAATGCTGGACAATCAGTATCACGTGTAGGTGGTTCTGCACAAATTAAAGCAATGAAAAAAGTTGCGGGTACGTTACGTTTAGACTTAGCGTCTTACCGTGAGTTAGAATCATTTGCTCAATTTGGTTCTGATTTAGATGAATTTACAGCTCAAAAATTAGAACGTGGTAAACGTACGGTTGAAGTGTTAAAACAAGATCAAAACAAACCACTACCTGTAGAAAACCAAGTATTAATTATCTATGCTTTAACTAAAGGTTATTTAGATGATATTCCTGTTGTAGATATTACTCGTTTTGAAGATGAATTAAATCAATGGGCTAAATCTAATGCTTCAGAGTTATTAGAAGAAATTAAAACTTCAGGTGGATTACCGAATGACGATGCATTTGAAAAAGCTATTACTGAATTCAAAAAAAGTTTTAGTAGAACAGAAGCATAA
- the thiD gene encoding bifunctional hydroxymethylpyrimidine kinase/phosphomethylpyrimidine kinase yields the protein MNKPKIALTIAGTDPTGGAGVMADLKSFHACGVYGMAAVTSIVAQNTKGVQHIHNLETSWLSEQLESVYDDELPQALKTGMIASKEMMELIQSYLKKYPEIPYVIDPVMLAKSGDALMDDDAKSDLQNILLPYAKVATPNLPEAEEITGLKITDEASIYKAGNIFINDIGSKGVVIKGGHSENLDTAKDYLFTKEDVFTFESPRYETQHTHGTGCTFSAVITAELAKGKSIYDAVNKAKQFIALSIKYTPEIGQGRGPVNHFAYMKEVGLDDE from the coding sequence ATGAATAAACCTAAAATTGCATTAACCATAGCTGGAACAGATCCAACTGGAGGGGCTGGCGTAATGGCAGACTTAAAGTCATTTCATGCTTGTGGTGTATACGGTATGGCAGCGGTTACAAGCATTGTGGCTCAAAATACCAAAGGCGTGCAACACATTCACAATCTTGAAACAAGCTGGCTATCTGAACAACTTGAAAGCGTATATGATGATGAATTACCTCAAGCTCTAAAAACAGGTATGATTGCATCTAAAGAAATGATGGAATTAATTCAATCATATTTAAAAAAATATCCTGAAATTCCATATGTGATAGATCCAGTGATGTTAGCTAAAAGTGGTGATGCTTTAATGGATGATGATGCCAAATCAGATTTACAAAATATTTTATTACCTTATGCAAAAGTTGCTACACCAAACTTACCAGAGGCTGAAGAAATTACAGGATTAAAGATAACGGATGAAGCTTCAATTTATAAGGCTGGTAATATATTTATTAACGATATTGGTAGTAAAGGTGTGGTCATTAAAGGTGGTCATTCAGAAAACCTTGATACAGCAAAAGACTATTTATTTACCAAAGAAGATGTATTCACGTTTGAGTCACCGCGTTATGAAACACAACATACGCATGGTACTGGTTGCACATTTTCAGCAGTGATTACTGCTGAGTTAGCTAAAGGAAAATCGATTTATGATGCTGTAAACAAAGCTAAACAATTTATCGCATTAAGTATTAAATATACTCCTGAAATTGGTCAAGGAAGAGGGCCAGTAAATCATTTTGCGTATATGAAAGAGGTCGGTTTAGATGACGAATAA
- a CDS encoding transglycosylase family protein has translation MKKTIIASTVAVGLGVTGAASAGNTADASEQGIDKAQLAQLAQSNSSQLNESPVQEGSYNYNFNLNGVDYHFESDGQNFSWSYGENVNGSVEQSTDNSEQAQQTEQPKQESAPKQEAAPQTAETQQPQQEATTTQSSQASEGSSVNVNAHLQQIAQRESGGDLKAVNPSSGAAGKYQFLQSTWDSVAPAEYKGVSPTEAPESVQDQAAVDLYNSAGASQWVTA, from the coding sequence ATGAAAAAAACAATTATTGCATCAACAGTAGCAGTAGGTCTAGGAGTTACAGGAGCAGCATCAGCAGGAAATACAGCAGATGCTTCAGAACAAGGTATCGATAAAGCGCAGTTAGCACAACTAGCGCAATCAAATTCAAGCCAATTAAATGAATCTCCTGTTCAAGAAGGTTCATATAACTATAATTTTAATTTAAATGGTGTTGACTATCACTTTGAATCAGACGGCCAAAACTTTAGCTGGAGCTATGGTGAAAATGTTAATGGTTCAGTAGAACAATCTACAGATAACAGTGAACAAGCTCAACAAACAGAACAACCAAAACAAGAATCTGCACCAAAACAAGAAGCGGCACCACAAACAGCAGAAACACAACAACCACAACAAGAAGCGACTACAACTCAATCAAGTCAAGCTTCAGAAGGTTCATCAGTAAATGTTAACGCGCATTTACAACAAATCGCTCAACGTGAATCAGGCGGCGATCTTAAAGCTGTAAACCCTTCATCAGGTGCAGCAGGTAAATACCAATTCTTACAAAGTACATGGGATTCAGTAGCACCTGCAGAATATAAAGGTGTATCACCAACTGAAGCACCAGAATCAGTACAAGACCAAGCAGCAGTAGATTTATATAACTCAGCTGGTGCATCACAATGGGTTACTGCATAA
- the atpG gene encoding ATP synthase F1 subunit gamma, translating into MASLKEIDTRIKSTQKMKQITKAMNMVSSSKLRRAEKNTKQFRPYMEKMQDAITAVAGADKNSHHPMLKQREVKKSGYLVITSDKGLAGAYNANVLKHLIKDIESKHASKDEYTILVLGQTGVDFLKNKGYEIRESLTEVPDQPSFKEVQAIAKKAIDLYSDEDVDEVKIYFSHFVSVLEHKPSMKTVLPLSPEDSSLGHGQMSSYEFEPDKESILSVILPQYVESLIYGTILDAKASEHATRMTAMKNASDNATELIDDLSLEYNRARQAAITQQITEIVGGSAALE; encoded by the coding sequence ATGGCATCTCTAAAAGAGATTGATACACGTATAAAATCAACCCAAAAAATGAAACAAATCACGAAAGCAATGAACATGGTATCTAGTTCCAAATTGCGTCGTGCTGAAAAAAATACTAAGCAATTTAGACCTTATATGGAAAAAATGCAAGATGCAATAACTGCTGTTGCTGGTGCAGATAAAAATTCACACCACCCAATGTTAAAACAACGTGAAGTGAAGAAGAGTGGCTATCTGGTTATTACTAGTGATAAGGGATTAGCAGGAGCGTATAATGCAAATGTATTAAAACACCTAATAAAAGATATAGAAAGTAAGCATGCAAGTAAAGATGAATACACTATCTTAGTATTAGGACAAACAGGTGTTGATTTCCTTAAAAACAAAGGTTATGAAATTCGTGAATCATTAACAGAAGTTCCTGATCAACCTTCATTTAAAGAAGTACAAGCAATTGCTAAAAAAGCAATTGATTTATACAGTGATGAAGATGTAGATGAAGTAAAAATCTATTTCAGTCATTTCGTAAGTGTATTAGAACATAAGCCGTCAATGAAAACTGTACTTCCATTATCTCCAGAAGATTCAAGTTTAGGACATGGCCAAATGTCTTCTTATGAATTTGAACCAGATAAGGAATCGATATTAAGCGTTATTCTACCGCAATATGTAGAAAGCTTAATATACGGTACAATTCTAGATGCAAAAGCGAGTGAACATGCAACACGAATGACTGCAATGAAAAATGCATCTGACAATGCGACAGAACTTATTGATGATTTATCATTAGAATATAATAGAGCTAGACAAGCAGCAATCACACAACAAATCACAGAAATTGTTGGCGGTTCGGCTGCACTTGAATAA
- a CDS encoding single-stranded DNA-binding protein, with protein sequence MINNIVIVGRLTKAPKIFEKEGGKLATFCVAVTRNYKDKHQNTICDYLYCKAFGKIASNIEKYINQGSLVGITGQMQSRKFTKEGQTHFVSEIYIETIKFMSPQSTVETEKVFEPFQLEPNHESLDEITVQQNDIYETV encoded by the coding sequence ATGATAAATAATATCGTCATTGTAGGACGACTTACTAAAGCTCCAAAAATATTTGAAAAGGAGGGCGGTAAATTAGCTACATTTTGTGTAGCAGTAACTAGAAACTATAAGGATAAGCATCAAAATACGATTTGTGACTATTTATATTGTAAAGCATTTGGGAAGATAGCCAGTAATATTGAAAAATATATCAACCAAGGTTCACTGGTAGGTATTACAGGACAAATGCAATCACGTAAATTTACAAAAGAAGGACAGACACACTTTGTATCAGAAATTTATATTGAAACCATCAAATTTATGTCTCCACAATCAACAGTTGAAACAGAAAAGGTATTTGAGCCATTCCAACTAGAACCCAACCATGAGTCATTAGATGAAATAACTGTACAACAAAATGATATATATGAAACTGTATAA
- the atpD gene encoding F0F1 ATP synthase subunit beta yields MGLGRVTQVMGPVIDVRFEHNEVPEINNALVLNVEKDNETIALTLEVALQLGDDVVRTIAMDSTDGVKRGTEVRDSGQSISVPVGDATLGRVFNVLGETIDLDEKIDDSARRDPIHREAPAFDQLSTKVEILETGIKVVDLLAPYIKGGKIGLFGGAGVGKTVLIQELINNIAQEHGGISVFAGVGERTREGNDLYFEMSESGVIKKTAMVFGQMNEPPGARMRVALSGLTMAEYFRDEEGKDVLLFIDNIFRFTQAGSEVSALLGRMPSAVGYQPTLATEMGQLQERITSTNKGSVTSIQAVFVPADDYTDPAPATAFAHLDATTNLERKLTEMGIYPAVDPLASTSRALEPTIVGQEHYEIARNVQSTLQKYRELQDIIAILGMDELSEEDKQTVERARRIQFFLSQNFHVAEQFTGQKGSYVPVKKTVEDFKAILEGKYDHIPEDAFRLVGGMDDVIAKAKDMGVEV; encoded by the coding sequence ATGGGATTAGGCCGTGTAACACAAGTTATGGGTCCAGTAATTGATGTTCGTTTTGAACACAATGAAGTTCCAGAAATTAACAATGCCTTAGTACTTAATGTTGAAAAAGATAATGAAACTATTGCTTTAACATTAGAAGTAGCGTTACAACTTGGTGATGACGTAGTCCGTACGATAGCTATGGATTCGACTGATGGTGTAAAACGTGGTACGGAAGTAAGAGACAGTGGTCAAAGTATTAGTGTTCCAGTTGGAGATGCTACTTTAGGTAGAGTGTTCAACGTATTAGGCGAAACGATTGATTTAGATGAAAAAATTGATGATTCAGCTCGCCGTGATCCAATTCACAGAGAAGCGCCTGCATTTGATCAATTATCTACAAAAGTTGAAATTTTAGAAACAGGAATTAAAGTTGTTGATTTACTCGCACCTTATATTAAAGGTGGTAAAATCGGATTATTCGGTGGTGCCGGTGTTGGTAAAACAGTTTTAATCCAAGAATTAATTAATAACATTGCTCAAGAGCATGGTGGTATATCAGTATTTGCTGGTGTAGGTGAACGTACACGTGAGGGTAACGACTTGTACTTTGAAATGAGTGAAAGTGGTGTTATTAAGAAAACAGCAATGGTATTTGGTCAAATGAATGAGCCACCTGGTGCACGTATGCGTGTAGCTTTATCTGGCTTAACTATGGCAGAATACTTCCGTGATGAAGAAGGAAAAGATGTTTTACTATTTATTGATAATATCTTCAGATTCACGCAAGCTGGTTCTGAAGTATCAGCATTGTTAGGTCGTATGCCTTCTGCGGTTGGTTATCAACCAACATTAGCAACGGAAATGGGTCAATTACAAGAACGTATTACATCAACAAACAAAGGATCGGTAACTTCTATTCAAGCAGTTTTCGTACCTGCGGATGACTATACAGACCCAGCACCAGCGACGGCATTTGCGCATTTAGATGCTACAACAAACTTAGAGCGTAAATTGACAGAAATGGGTATTTATCCAGCTGTTGATCCATTAGCATCAACATCAAGAGCGCTTGAACCAACTATTGTTGGACAAGAGCACTATGAAATTGCACGTAACGTACAATCTACATTACAGAAGTATAGAGAATTACAAGATATCATCGCTATATTAGGTATGGATGAATTATCTGAAGAAGACAAGCAAACTGTTGAACGTGCGCGTCGTATTCAGTTCTTCTTATCTCAAAACTTCCACGTAGCTGAACAATTTACTGGTCAAAAAGGTTCATATGTACCAGTTAAGAAAACTGTAGAAGACTTCAAAGCAATCTTAGAAGGTAAATACGATCATATCCCTGAAGATGCATTCAGACTTGTTGGTGGTATGGATGACGTAATTGCAAAAGCTAAAGATATGGGTGTTGAAGTTTAA
- a CDS encoding YwpF-like family protein, with amino-acid sequence MKTFKAVRFQIVSESGGVTEYELDDGVIINKENSGTGWLLEIVISDFHYETMKQHMEDETLLDIRVVITRPANDPALFDATIKNISRLEHSISVVFECHIYTLRQVYAESLLEQLIDEGLTGEDLKKSFNRMMQSKPRLKDERIERN; translated from the coding sequence ATGAAAACATTTAAAGCCGTTCGCTTTCAAATCGTATCAGAAAGTGGTGGAGTGACTGAATACGAATTAGATGATGGGGTCATTATAAACAAGGAAAATAGTGGCACTGGTTGGTTACTTGAAATCGTCATTTCAGACTTCCATTATGAAACAATGAAGCAACACATGGAAGATGAGACTTTACTTGATATACGTGTAGTTATTACACGTCCAGCGAATGATCCAGCGCTCTTTGATGCTACAATAAAAAATATTAGTCGCCTTGAACATTCAATTTCTGTAGTTTTTGAATGTCATATTTATACACTTAGACAAGTATATGCTGAAAGTTTATTAGAACAATTGATAGACGAAGGCCTAACTGGAGAAGACTTAAAAAAATCATTTAATCGAATGATGCAATCTAAACCAAGGCTCAAAGATGAAAGAATTGAAAGAAATTAA
- a CDS encoding F0F1 ATP synthase subunit epsilon, producing the protein MNTLSLNIVTPNGSVYDRDDVNLAVLQTTAGDIGVMYGHIPTVAALEIGYAKINFDGGSEYIAVSEGFVEVRQDKLSIIVQTAEPAEEIDVARAELAKSRAESHLNNDEDDSDINRAKRALERANNRIRVANLQ; encoded by the coding sequence ATGAACACATTAAGCCTAAATATTGTCACTCCTAATGGTTCTGTTTACGACCGAGATGATGTTAATCTTGCAGTATTACAAACTACTGCTGGAGACATTGGTGTCATGTATGGACATATTCCTACAGTTGCAGCGCTTGAAATTGGCTATGCCAAAATTAATTTTGACGGCGGTTCAGAATATATTGCAGTGAGTGAAGGTTTTGTTGAGGTTAGACAAGATAAGTTATCCATTATTGTACAAACTGCAGAACCTGCTGAAGAAATAGATGTGGCTAGAGCAGAATTAGCTAAATCTAGAGCAGAATCTCATTTGAATAATGATGAAGATGATAGTGACATTAATAGAGCCAAACGTGCATTAGAACGTGCAAATAACCGTATTCGTGTTGCTAACTTACAATAG
- a CDS encoding DUF1146 family protein — translation MEYMGQFSIVHLILHVICICLAYWALNAVRLDQFFKKGYPLQVQICMIFVAILLGTAVSNFIVDLLQFSTQIKYLAQ, via the coding sequence ATGGAATATATGGGACAATTTTCAATTGTTCATCTCATATTGCATGTTATTTGTATTTGTCTTGCTTATTGGGCACTTAATGCTGTGAGATTAGATCAATTTTTTAAAAAGGGATATCCTCTGCAAGTACAAATATGTATGATATTTGTAGCGATTTTATTAGGAACAGCTGTTAGCAACTTTATTGTTGATTTATTACAATTTTCAACTCAAATAAAATATTTGGCGCAATAA
- the tenA gene encoding thiaminase II: MLFSSELKQASQPIIEDIYQDPFIQGMLKGDLPKDVIKYYLRADASYLKEFANIYALLIPKMQELEDIQFLVEQIQFIVDGEVEAHEILSDFVNEPYNEIIKEKVWPPSGDHYIKHMYFNAYAKENAAYTIAAMAPCPYVYQVIAKQALQDELLNNDALLKEWFVFYSTEMDELVHVFDNLMDKLTQNCTNQEKNDIKDCFLQSTVHERNFFNMSVNEEFWSYGGDNNE, translated from the coding sequence GTGTTATTTTCAAGTGAGTTAAAACAAGCTTCACAACCAATCATAGAAGATATTTATCAAGATCCGTTCATCCAAGGTATGCTAAAAGGTGATTTACCTAAAGATGTAATTAAGTATTACCTGAGGGCAGATGCCTCATACTTAAAAGAATTTGCAAATATTTATGCGTTGCTTATACCAAAAATGCAGGAATTAGAAGATATCCAATTTTTAGTGGAACAAATTCAGTTTATTGTAGATGGGGAAGTAGAGGCACATGAAATATTATCTGATTTTGTTAACGAGCCTTATAATGAAATTATAAAAGAGAAAGTATGGCCGCCAAGTGGTGATCATTATATAAAACATATGTATTTTAATGCTTATGCAAAAGAAAACGCGGCATATACAATTGCAGCAATGGCACCTTGTCCCTATGTCTATCAGGTCATTGCTAAACAAGCTTTGCAAGATGAATTGCTTAATAACGATGCACTATTGAAAGAATGGTTTGTCTTTTACAGTACAGAAATGGATGAGCTTGTGCATGTTTTTGATAATTTAATGGATAAATTAACTCAAAATTGTACTAATCAAGAAAAAAACGATATCAAAGACTGTTTTTTACAGAGTACAGTACATGAACGTAATTTCTTTAATATGTCAGTTAATGAAGAATTTTGGTCTTACGGAGGAGATAATAATGAATAA